In Spiroplasma sp. SV19, one DNA window encodes the following:
- a CDS encoding VirD4-like conjugal transfer protein, CD1115 family, with product MKQKLKAKKHLLIFFTILFPFYLTFVLFSSAFLLSLIKIRRIGLDIVIDYIKTNENNTLLYIVLFSIVIYLVFVFYKIFASKSKIYSKESKNNTYGSAKWLSDKEIDEKYAKVDLFNPKNNYGIVVKSEENKKGKIQVNIRKDAHTIIVAGTRAGKTQGFVKPTLQVMARCSVKPSLCITDPKGELYSKDSQIFKDNGYNVIKIDLRNPEHSYSWNVLASAFSNWEEYCRLEKDEKELNQNFKSFLYKQKAIDYINDICETLFFSTNSKDEFWNSGARDITKGILLGILYEMKESNSLDQNKFNLAEIIPIVNNIAALKDYFLSLPSTHVARIAAGSIDASGDALNDIASTLKNRLNKFSDPIIRNLISQNEIDLSKIISEPTVIFLVSPDDKKDKDIFASLFITQLYKLLIEQADNAKGKLTRPFYFMLDEFPTLVIPDMDRKITVSGGRNIWFTLVIQSRTQLNTNYKEAAETILDNCHMHIIIQTMNAKTAEYYSKFVGKKTIESYSYSNKNKQSQEKGIELISSDQVMKFEKNEGIVIYTNENPLRTKFIPMWEVDDYPIGAVPDIDKIPMTDDEFANNYFFDLSDCVKENKIESSNELVEEKLTVKDLQKQKIDLVTLLEDLLEEEKFHSSREIKEQIKAVRIQIDEISVQIKSLVIAK from the coding sequence ATGAAACAGAAATTAAAAGCTAAAAAACATTTGTTAATCTTCTTTACCATTTTATTTCCTTTTTACTTAACTTTTGTATTGTTTAGTTCAGCATTTCTATTATCTTTAATAAAAATAAGAAGAATAGGTTTAGATATAGTAATTGATTATATTAAAACCAATGAAAATAATACTTTATTGTATATAGTCCTATTTTCAATTGTTATTTACTTAGTTTTTGTATTTTATAAGATATTTGCAAGTAAAAGCAAAATATATAGTAAAGAAAGTAAGAATAATACATATGGTTCAGCTAAATGATTATCAGATAAAGAAATTGATGAAAAATATGCTAAAGTTGATTTATTTAATCCTAAAAATAATTATGGGATTGTTGTAAAAAGTGAAGAAAACAAAAAAGGAAAAATTCAAGTAAACATCAGAAAAGATGCACATACTATTATTGTTGCTGGTACACGAGCAGGTAAAACACAAGGTTTTGTTAAACCTACTTTACAAGTTATGGCCCGTTGTAGTGTTAAACCAAGTTTATGCATAACTGATCCAAAAGGGGAATTGTATAGTAAAGATTCACAAATATTTAAAGATAATGGATATAACGTTATTAAAATTGACTTACGTAATCCAGAACATTCATATTCATGAAATGTCTTAGCAAGTGCATTTAGTAATTGGGAAGAATATTGTAGATTGGAAAAAGATGAGAAAGAATTAAATCAAAACTTCAAATCATTTTTATATAAGCAAAAAGCTATTGATTATATTAATGATATTTGTGAAACATTATTTTTTTCAACTAATTCAAAAGATGAGTTTTGAAATTCTGGGGCACGTGATATTACAAAAGGCATCTTATTAGGAATACTATATGAAATGAAAGAAAGCAATTCTCTTGATCAAAACAAATTTAATTTAGCAGAAATAATCCCTATCGTTAATAATATTGCAGCATTGAAGGACTACTTTCTTAGTTTACCTTCAACACATGTGGCTAGAATCGCAGCAGGATCAATTGATGCTAGTGGTGATGCTTTAAATGACATAGCTTCTACATTAAAAAATAGATTAAATAAATTTAGTGATCCAATTATTAGGAATTTAATTAGCCAAAATGAAATTGATTTATCAAAAATAATATCTGAACCTACTGTGATATTTTTAGTATCACCTGATGATAAAAAAGATAAAGATATATTTGCCAGTTTGTTTATTACGCAATTATATAAATTATTAATAGAACAAGCAGATAATGCTAAAGGTAAATTAACTAGACCATTTTATTTTATGTTAGATGAGTTTCCAACATTAGTTATTCCAGATATGGATAGAAAAATAACTGTTAGTGGAGGTAGAAATATTTGATTCACTTTAGTAATTCAAAGTAGAACACAATTAAATACAAATTATAAAGAAGCAGCAGAAACTATTTTAGATAATTGTCATATGCATATAATTATTCAAACTATGAATGCTAAAACTGCTGAATATTATTCAAAATTTGTAGGTAAAAAAACAATTGAATCATATTCATACTCAAATAAAAATAAACAGAGTCAAGAAAAAGGAATAGAATTAATATCATCAGATCAAGTAATGAAATTTGAAAAAAATGAAGGGATTGTAATTTATACAAATGAGAATCCCTTGCGTACTAAATTTATACCAATGTGAGAAGTAGATGATTATCCAATTGGAGCAGTTCCAGACATTGATAAAATTCCAATGACTGATGATGAATTCGCCAATAATTATTTCTTTGATTTAAGTGATTGTGTTAAAGAAAATAAGATAGAAAGTAGCAATGAGTTAGTAGAAGAAAAACTTACAGTTAAGGACCTTCAAAAACAAAAGATTGATTTAGTTACATTATTAGAAGATTTACTTGAAGAAGAAAAATTTCATTCATCAAGAGAAATTAAAGAGCAAATTAAAGCTGTACGTATTCAAATAGATGAAATAAGTGTACAAATTAAATCATTAGTGATAGCAAAGTAA